A single window of Eucalyptus grandis isolate ANBG69807.140 chromosome 1, ASM1654582v1, whole genome shotgun sequence DNA harbors:
- the LOC104415625 gene encoding 3-ketoacyl-CoA synthase 6: MNSLTKLGDDDDHGRDLLWPSIWKHFVSMFLDLVRLSFPLALLALEALFLLKKWTPTSHFLFFTCFPVFFILKRFIWSPDQVYIVDFSCLKPPSSCRVPFASFLEHASMMNIFDRESIDFMAKILTSSGQSEETYLPPPLHYIPPRTEFQESIKEVHTALFPVLDDLLEKTNVHPRDIDILIVNCSGFCPSPSLSSIIVNRYSMRSDVKNFNISGMGCTASAIGIDMAKSLLKVHKNSYAVVLSTEILSTGWYSGRERPKLLLNCLFRMGSAAILLTNKPKAKNVSKYKLVHSLRTQTALEDKAYYAAYLDEDAEGKLGVTLKRDLLQVAGETLRSHATILGSRVLPFTEKFWHGLSVFRKRFVHKSCDIYVPNFKTVVQHFCLPASGRPVIREIGKGLKLGEADTEAALMTLYRFGNQSSSSLWYELAYMEAKQRVKKGDKAWLLGMGTGTKCISLILERVRPILGESEKGPWASCIHDYPVAIDEVVA; encoded by the coding sequence ATGAACTCTCTCACCAAGcttggtgatgatgatgaccaTGGCCGCGACCTTCTTTGGCCGTCAATCTGGAAGCACTTCGTTTCCATGTTTCTTGATCTTGTCAGACTCTCCTTCCCTTTAGCCCTGCTTGCGCTCGAAGCCCTCTTTCTCCTCAAAAAATGGACGCCCACCTcccatttcctcttcttcacttGCTTCCCCGTCTTCTTCATCCTAAAACGGTTCATTTGGAGCCCCGACCAAGTCTACATCGTGGACTTCTCGTGCCTGAAGCCTCCAAGCTCTTGCAGAGTCCCGTTCGCTTCCTTCTTGGAACATGCATCGATGATGAACATCTTCGACCGGGAGAGCATCGACTTCATGGCCAAGATCCTCACTTCTTCGGGCCAAAGCGAGGAGACGTACCTTCCTCCGCCACTGCACTACATTCCTCCCAGGACCGAGTTCCAAGAGTCCATCAAAGAAGTCCACACGGCGCTCTTCCCTGTCTTGGACGACCTCCTGGAGAAAACCAACGTCCACCCTCGTGACATCGACATACTCATTGTGAACTGCAGTGGCTTCTGCCCCTCGCCGTCTCTGTCGTCCATCATCGTCAACCGGTACTCCATGAGGAGCGATGTGAAGAACTTCAACATCTCGGGCATGGGCTGTACCGCCTCAGCTATCGGCATTGACATGGCGAAGAGCCTCCTCAAAGTCCACAAGAACTCGTACGCCGTCGTCTTGAGCACCGAGATCTTGTCGACCGGCTGGTACTCGGGCCGAGAGCGGCCCAAGTTGCTCCTCAACTGCCTCTTCCGCATGGGAAGCGCCGCCATCTTGCTCACGAACAAGCCAAAAGCCAAGAATGTCTCCAAGTACAAGCTCGTCCACTCTCTGAGGACCCAAACAGCCTTGGAGGACAAAGCTTATTATGCGGCGTACCTCGACGAGGATGCCGAAGGCAAACTCGGGGTCACCCTCAAGCGGGACTTGTTGCAAGTCGCGGGAGAGACGCTCCGGTCCCATGCGACGATCCTCGGGTCGAGAGTCCTACCGTTCACGGAGAAATTCTGGCACGGCCTGTCGGTCTTCCGGAAGAGGTTCGTCCACAAGTCGTGCGACATTTACGTGCCCAACTTCAAGACCGTGGTGCAACACTTTTGCTTGCCGGCCTCGGGGCGGCCTGTGATAAGGGAGATCGGGAAGGGGCTGAAGCTCGGAGAGGCAGACACGGAGGCTGCTTTGATGACGCTGTACAGGTTCGGGAACCAATCGTCGTCGTCGCTGTGGTACGAGTTGGCTTACATGGAGGCTAAGCAGAGAGTGAAGAAAGGGGACAAGGCGTGGCTGCTTGGGATGGGGACTGGGACCAAGTGCATCAGCCTCATCCTGGAACGTGTCCGACCGATTCTCGGGGAGTCCGAGAAGGGTCCTTGGGCTTCTTGCATTCATGACTATCCGGTCGCCATCGATGAAGTTGTTGCTTGA